From the Polyodon spathula isolate WHYD16114869_AA unplaced genomic scaffold, ASM1765450v1 scaffolds_1258, whole genome shotgun sequence genome, the window tattacttttaaaattctatgtatttccctggagaataattcagtctcacttttacatgaagtgatgGAAACGCTTTGGGgtgaatcttctgcacctcgaGGGGCTCCTTCGCAAGACAATCCCAAGATGAACACGACACGATGCCGGGTATCTGAAAAACGCATTCAACCCCTAGCCGGTGGGGCCGTATTTCGGCTTGGGAACCGAATGACCTGTTTGCACATACCACGTGGTTAAAGATTACTGATTATTTTGTTGACTTTAATTATTCAGATTTCAACGATTGCACCATATTGTCAGAACTTCTGCTCACACATTGACAGACggacatgtttttcaaaatagtTTTGGAACCAGAATCGAAATACCCGGTTCGGAACCGATTCTAAAAATCTCTTCAAATGCACATCCATAGaaaacaataagaataaactGTGAAATTCAGACCTGTAACGTTTAACAGGGCAGCGGGCATAAATGAAAGGGGCTGCTGCTTCGTTCTGATTGATTACATTTGCAGGACAAACCGGATTGCGCAAATGGCACTGGCGTTGCTGcgtaaaatacatttctgacttGATGTGTACACGATCTTATAGTGCACAAGTCTGAGCACATCTCTAGCGCATTGTGTGTTAGGagttaattaacaatttaaaagaaaacgcTCCTtaattttaaatgagaaaacacGACGCCCTCCCCCCTCATTTTTTTTCCGCCCTTGTTGAGAAACACTTGCTAAAATTCATAGTTATGACGCACGCCCACAATCGTACACTTTGTTTCACTTGACTCAGGCCTTTATTTGCCAGCTATTCGCCCCAAGGCTTTGTGCAATCGGTTGAAGAACCTACACGTTCAAGCGACCTACAAGTACCAACAAAACCTCTGGGGGGTTGGAAGTGGTTTCGCATTTCTCGGAAAACACACACCCCAAACTGAAAAACACAATGCACCCGTATTTAACAGGGACGCGTTTCGACAGTCTGAAAGCAGCCTTACAGTCACGCTGTTGCATTTGCAGAACACAAACAGCGCGTTACTTTAAGAAACGAAACCATAAATTGTAATTTGATGATGAAAAGTATTTTATTctatgattacaccgtgtaacatttttggGGAAaccgggcgaatttgtgtcttttcgttcacataaagtcagaaaaaaacaacatatgaatccaaattaacatgtatttatactaaagtaatacaaaaatgactacaaaagctctaggagtgagtagtttttcaagattacagtataatcataaatctcgaaaaactactcacttctaaatcttttgtagtcatttttgtattactttagtacaaatacatgttaatttggattcatatgttgtttttttctgactttatgtgaacgaaaagacacaaattcgcccgttttcccattggaaatagtgatattttgaaatatcactgtcctggtcacaaaagcagagtttgtggggaataatagccattttctatacttctgaggcataagcaattatgaaataacacttactacccaggtaCAATAgcgttacatagtgttatgtctTACAAATCGTTTCTCCAGTAGAATGCGCAATAGCCGTTTCACAATAATGTTACAAAGTCGCCTCCTTGTGGCCAGACATGTCCTGTGCAGGAACAGTATAACAGCGTTGCGATGTTAGTAAATATCTCGTCtgtagtaaaaacacatttggcagTTGGAGTTTTAGCACAGAGGGCAGGAGGTCCTTTCTTTGTGAGTGGTGGGTGTATGAAATTGGTTGCCAAGCAACGTTTTTGCGTCTGGATTAGGATGAACGGGGCATacgaaactaaaaataatatacaaagtgcAACATCTACCTCGAAACCAGCAGGCGGAGCCATTCGCAGAAACCGCCGATGCAGTGTTTAACATTGACCTTCTTGCCCAAACGCTGCGCAGGAAGTAAACAAAGCCAGATGTGAAGCGTGATGGGGTGTGGGAAGCGGGCACCGTTTCCATTACTCTGCTCTGGTAACCGTGTCTTCTGCTTTGCTTCGTGCAGCCCAGGCTTCAGCACCAACGCTGTGTCGCGCTTTACAGGTAGGCGGCTTTCTACTGCAATGCatgcctgtatgtgtgtgtttttagtgcaGCGTTTATAACCCAAAGAATAAAACATAAACGCACACCTTCACGGGTCAGTATCCAAAGATGGCTTTGCTAAGACCTCGGAGCAGCACTTATAAACACAGCGAACCTGAGCGGGTACGGGCTATCCCGTTTAAAACACCGCAGACCCGTGGTGTGTGTACATGCGCTCCTGGGTCGTGGTTACTGATTGCATTAACACAGCGGCGATATCATATACCAACAGTGAAGAGCCTAATTCATCATCGATTGGatctctgaatttatttatttatttatttattggtcacGCTTGGCAAATCCATCGTGACGTCTACATCAGTCGATTAAAGGCGttataacaaatgaaataattccatacatctaACCTATTGTACacgtgtctgcctgtctgtctgtctgtatgtgtgtctatCTCTGCCTGTCAGtctttgtgcgtgtgtgtgtgtgtgtatctgatagAATCTCGTTTGAATGCTCTAATCTCAGATGTGTGATTTTGCCACCACTTCACTTTGCTTGAGTCTTATGTTTTGACAGCAGGCATGCTTGTAAGtggactttttaattttttttttttaattttttactttattactgttttatgatTTCAACTTTCCACCACAGTTAAGCAACAGGAATGGCCATGCAGCAGCCAGAGGTCTTGCGCTCCAGTGCTTGGTCACTGGGGGAGCTTGCTGGACAGAAGAAGCTGCTGGGTCTTGGAGCTTTGCTGGCATGGATCATCCTCTTCCACTTGCTGGTGAATGTGTGGCTGCTTTGCATGCTCACCAGCCTGCTGATTGTGATGGGAGGCTGGTTGGGATCCCAGGCAGTTTTTGACACCAATAGCGTAGTCCATCTGGAGAGGTTTATCAAGCTGGAGGCTTGCGCCCCCTCGCCGGAATCTGAATCGCAGCTTGACGAAGAAATCAGGAGCACAGTGAGTAAGATTATCAGGGATTTTGTTTCTTCCTGGTACCGGACAGTGAGCAGGGAGCCCGAGTTTGAGACTGAAGTGCAGAACGCCATGCTGGCAATGGCATTGGAGCTGAAGATGAGATCCAGGAGCATGGACAGGAAAGCTCTGGCCCAGAAGAGCATGGTTTTGTTCGGGTGCCACTTGCAAAGCTACATGAGGGTGAAGGAGGTAATTGCTGAACTTGACAAGCAACCAGGTGGGGATGACCGTTACAACCAGGGGAGTCTCTGGAGGCTCTACTCTAAAGTCAGCAGCCCCCATCGAGCTTTAGAAAGCTCAGCCATGGAGGTGAGCCACGCGCGAGCCATTGTAGACCTGCTGTTGCATGCGTTTACGCCGGCCCCCCACTTGGAAACCAGAACAGGGAGGTATGTGGTTGGGGAGCTCATAACCTGTAATGTTCTGCTGCCGCTTATCACAAAGGTGTCCGATCCGGCTTGGATCAATGCAATGATCGTTGATATCTTAACAAAGTCAGTCATAAAAGCTAAGCCAACACCATTGCCATCTCCacttccaccaccaccaccccctccACAGGAACCACAGCTAGAAGCTCCAAGTTCCTTACCACTGAAGATCTATTTGGAGACACCGGCAAGTGTAGCACCCACTCCTAAAAGCTTAGACTATTCCAGCTATGATCTTCTTGATCAAGCAGAAGCTTGTCCTCAGCAGGAGAAAGACGAAGAGGAATCCAAACAAGACGCTGAGTTTTTTCCTGGTGGCAAGATTGTCACCAACTACTTGAGGCCAGATGCTTTTAACCCTTTCTATCCTTGTGATGATTCTGACCTTGAATCCCCTATGGCAGATTTCAGGAAAAGCTCTGAATGTTTGGTGCTTACAGAAGAAGCTCTACAATCTGACAGACTTAGAGACTGCGTTACCCCTACAGAATTTAGCAGCGCCCCAGGACTTGAAGAAGCAGTGAGAAGTGACCATGCAAGTTTGGAAGAGGGCATTCCGGGGCCGTTGGATCAGAACCTGGAGGTGCAAGTTAAAAACGAAGCCGATCTTTCAGGCACAAAAGAAGAAAGTCCGACCAGCACTTCAGGTCTAGGGAATTTCCTTTGTGAAGAACCTGGCCAGATTCCTTCAAGACAGCCTTTCTTCCAAGGCAAGGAGGCTTTGGCCTCCGCACATGCCAGCAGTAGTGACCCCCAGGAACTGTCCATGGCACTTCCCATGCTGACTTCTTCCTCCTCTACAGGAATAGTTAATCTTTCAACCTTCAGCTTCGAGCCGCTCAGCAGCCCCGATGGTCCAGTTATCATCCAGAACTTGCGCATTACTGGCACCATCACGGCCAAAGAGCACAGAGGCACCGGCTCGCATCCTTACACGTTGTACACTATCAAGGTGGGTTGGTATTTAAAACACTTTCACTGTGGAAGCTTCACCACGTTGCGCATCAGACATTAACCATAGAGTGCTAACCAATAGTTTGAAATGAAAGCACTTTATTCACTTTATACGCATTGATACACGTCCCTTTTTCAGTGTTCACAGAATATTTTGACTTATTTTATAGCACTGCTAAATATTTCAGATACAATGCAATAGATAAACGCGTGCGTCCTGGTAACGTTTACCGCTGGATTGAGTTTGAACTTGGCTTTTATTTTAGCATGCtcaacaaaaatgttaaaatatatagaaGTACTAACAGAAGCTAGGAAGATTATTTGgcaaatgtttattaatttatatgtATGAATGCATAGTTGTTATATTGTTATACAGTTATGCTATTGAACACTCAATTGATTAGTgtgctgttttaaacatgttggCTCTGGCGGGTCTAGGTGTGGTGTAGTTCATTTCTCATCTCGTTTCTTTCCTGTCCTTCACCAGTATGAAACAGCAGTAGATGCAGAGAACCCAGGCACCCTTCAGCCAGTGGCGTACCACATGGTGAACCGTCGCTACAGCGAGTTTCTCAATCTGCAGACCAGGATGGAGGAGAAAACTGAACTGCGCAAGCTTATTAAAAGTAAGCCGCAGTCCTGCTCTACGTTTACCTGATTTTTgtctgaaatattaaaacattttatccTTACCTTGTCATTATCCCTCAGATGTAAAAGGACCAAAGAAGATTTTTCCAGACCTCCCTTTTGGTAATATGGACAGTGACAGAGTGGAGGCTAGAAAAGGCCTGTTGGAATCGTTTCTCAAGGTCGGTAAACAAACAGTGCGCGGGTTCAGCTGAAACAGAGAGAGTCTGGAACTGCGATGCATGCTCTCTTAACCTCTTGAGTTCCCAGGGTCCTAGAGAacccattttattttgtattgcacactGGACTGTGAGAGTCGCAAGGGGTTAATCACGGtcgcttgtttttttaaatcgtttAAACCACAGACATAAAGGGAAGATCATGTTAAAGtgtccatttctttctttatttttcagcaaCTGTGTGAAATTCCTGAAACGGCGAATAGCGAGGAGATGCAGGAGTTTTTGGCTCTCAATACAGATGCAAGGATTGCTTTTGTAAAGAAGCCATTTATTGTGTCTCGGATTGACAAGGTCAGGCTTTCAATAAACCTTCCTTTAAAGTCCTTGAAGATTAGAATATACATCTGTAATGCATATGGTATATACAcctatgatgtgtgtgtgtgtgtgtgtgtgtgtgtgtgtgttgtgttagttCGGTTGTTACAAAGCTATGCTGTGAaagataatattttaatatttcggaacttatatatatatctgcgcAGCACaagcatatatgtatatatatatatatatatatatatatatatatatatatatatgaatatatatatatattgttgattaTGTCTCAATTCTTAACTCAACTGAACTCAAAAAGATGATGTTGGCAACACGTCTAACACCACTTGCGATATCACCTGAGACTTACTGTCGGAAGGGCGTCGGAGCCTCTGAACAGCCTTCCCCAGATCGGAGCCTCAGAGCCCCACAGAGGACATTGCAGAGAATGAAACAGGGGAGTCTAAACCGGTGCCAGACTGCAAGAAGAACAAGTAAGAGCAGACCAGGAATTTCCACATGCCGGTATACAGTATACAggaacactacacactgaccccttgggggggggggggggtcagcctTTTGAAGACACTTAGCCCTCTGTTTCCTTCATCAACCCCGAAGCTGAAGCCCATGGAAACCTGTACGAGAGTACTTCCTCGCTAAATTTTAAAACCGCTTCGGGtcacagcagcttttaaaaagtatgccACTGCACCTTGTTGCCAGCTAATTATTTGCTAATGTTAtctctgtttctgtctttcaGATCCAGGCTTAGATTCTCCAGTAAAATCGCCCCCATTTTCAGTGAATCTGAATTGCACCCTAAAGTGCTTTACTGTTTTGGGGAGAGCAGTACTGTAAGTGTCACCCGCACTCAGCCCGCCACCGATTCTGTTTTGTGCCCACTCTGCCCATCCTGCTGTGCCTCTTTAGGGGAAACTCGTTCTTCCCTATTCCTTGGCTTTTTTTACAGGTCTTTGATGGCCTTTCCCTGGCTGGAATGGCAGATTTCATTCAGGAGCAGGAGAGGCTGCTGGAGATGGGAACACAAGTTGAGCGGGATGGAAAGACTCCCGTGAGCGGCGGTGAAGACAGGGAACCACAGCAGCCTGTGGAGCAAAGCAAGGCAGCAGGTTAGGGTCACAAACACTTGCATTCCTACAGGTAGCTGTGTAACACTCAGGCAGTTGTTAGGAGATCTAATTCGTTATGCTACTGTATGACTGTTGCGCTGTTTTACCAAAGTCAGTCTAAATTGCCAGGGTTGATGAGACCACTAATGATCTCTTGTGCCATACTTATTCTAAAGGTGTTTCCTGCAGTCTTCTATCAGTATGACAGAAACGCCATGTGGAACAAAGACTGTTCCATATTTACATTTCTGCTTTGGTTTCCGAGCTATTAAGAACTTGAAGAGGGTATTAATAACTTACAAGTGTTGGAAATAGTAACCTAATGTTTAATGGTGACATACTGCATTGAAAGAGGAGGGCAGCCGAgcactgtaaacaaactggaccaaCAACTAGGCCTGCTGGTTGTAATTTAATgcaaatcgtaggacatggtggCTTGTAGAAAGGATTATTGTGAAATGCAAAAGTGTAATTAGCTTGGATCACACAGCTGTTTAAGCCAAGGGAACCGCTTCTCTGGCCTGTGGAATCTCTGACATAAAACTTGGCAGCGAGAGTTCTGCGTTTTAACACAGAAGAGAATCCAAAATTTGGCCCAAGACTGTTTTGATAatgtgaacaaaagaaaaacacgtCTTGGCAGAAAATGGGGAACTCGCTAGGGAGCGTTTTGATTAGAAACAGTCGATTTCCTCCTACACAATGCACAGATACACTCTCATCTGGCCTGCCCTTCCTCTTGACATTAATTAGCTTTTTGAGAGGGTATGTTTTCATGGAGCTTGTTTTTTGGGATTCATACCAAGCATTCTTCATCCTGCAGTGTTTCACTGTGTTCCAGCACAGTGTAAGAACCCACATCTGTTGTCTACATGCTGACATTGATGGGATCTGTTCATTGTAAAGTTTTATTATCACGACTTGTTGTCCAGTCTAGGCTCCTTATCTGTAAACTAGGTTATGTGTAAACTAGGTTACAAGTCTTCTAATTTGTGATTTGAAGCTGGAAAGTTcagttttaaatttagtttcttgGGTTCTGCATTCTTCAACCTCATGCAAAGTCTTTATCAGAAGACTCTccccattaaaatgtttttgtcaaataATGTAGGCATGCTCCTTTTCAACTAGCAGCATTGGGCCATTCCAGTGTGTCTTCAGAGCACTGTTACAGCTCAGGAAACACCCAGGCATGTGGATTGGTTTGAAATACATTATCaaccattataaaaaataaataaacctgtgttcCGTTTACGgagtatatatgtattttcataaagaaatgtgtttaaagtTCATTGTAATAAGTCTTTGGTCTACCTGATTAACCAGTGCTGCCTTAGACTAGGGTTGCACAACTGAGATCCTCGAGGGCCATTCTGCACCAGGTTATTAATGACATAATTACCAGATTAATACCTTAACACGGGTGGAAATGCTTCAGCTAGGTAATTAAAGATGTGGCTGTCACACAGGGCTGGAATGGCCCTGGCTTTGCTCACTTCTGTAGAGAAACACACAAGGAAATTCCCCTAGCTTTAGAGATGATGTACAGTGCTAGTTACTGTGAAGCTGGATTGTAAGCTGGTGGAAGCACTGTTAAACTGGAATTCCTTATTCCTGCATTTTCAGATACACACGGGCCAAGGAAACCTGCATCTTTCTGCAACGACACATGACGGCCGTCTTAGACTGAATACGCAaagcttgatttatttattattttattatttttgtttaaggtACAATACAGTCAGCTGTCACACATGTTATGTTTTGCTACCAGTTACTTTACTTTCTTTACTGCCTACATTTCTGGTCGTCTCCGGTTCTCTTTTCTCCAGCCCCTTATTGTTATTAAAGGTGCTAGAGCAGACCTCTCCTTTAAGACGGTCCACTGCTACTGGAGTCCCctaatgttttgtgtttggccGTGTCAGATCTAGCTTTGCGTTATTCACCTGTCGCAACGTTTCTGTGAAAAACGATGCAACACATTTTACACATGGAGTTCTAACTGCTCCACCAGCTCTTGGTGTGCAACAATTATTAGAAGTTTACCTGCattgtatacaatttatttatttatatagcgcctttcacacaCAGTGTCCCAAAGCACttgacaatacaatacattcaaCAATAAGAATACAGTAAAGTTAAACACAGAGTACAGAATAAATTGTAAGATAAGAAGTTACtaaggaacaattcaataattaaaagcaacataaaatacagttgaagaaaaacatgcaatacaatttataaaagGAGAGGAGTACAATTACAAGATATGCTGCATATGCTGCATGCATTTCCTCTTATTTTGTTAATGCAGCTGCTGAAACGGATTTAGCAGATGTAGCCCTGAACCTGCTCAGCCTGCTGATGAAGGAACAGTGGAGCTGGCTGTGCACTGAGAACATTCAGAAGACCATTCGACTGCTCTTTGGGACACTCATTGAGAGGTAGGTTTTGTACGGAGCTCCAAACCTCACGGGGAGAGAGCATTCTGACCTGCGAGGCTGTTTAAAGTGGATAAAGCTGAAAAGTGTGTACTGTAGGTAGTGGAAACCAGGGCGCGCTGTCTAACACTAACTATAGGCTAGTGaactgtttgtctgtatttctgttGTGCCAGGAACGACTCTGGCTACGTAAGGAACAGAAAATACGCTTTTGGCTCTTGCTTACCGATATATGAGATACACAGTATTGGATTAAGTACCTATGTTTGTACAATGCTTAAGCAGTTTACAGCAGTGTGTGATGGTCTGCTAATTTAACCAAACAGGCCAagtcaaatattttgttttttagtttccatgtctgattttttttttttttacctcacagAGTGAAAAGTAATTACCCTTCAGGCTTTTTCAATGCTTTGGAACCTGAAGTTACAATCAGAGCAATTTATTCCGCAAAACTAGGAGCCCAATAATGTCTGCTTACACGTTAGCTGAGAAGCGGTGCCTCTTTTTGACTATGTTTATATATAGACTCAATAAATGTGGTTTATTGCCCTtttgagattttctttttttttgtcagtactAGGCATTAGGAAAAATTATATGCTGTACTATTTAAGTACCCAAATGAGAGCTATTAGCTGAAATAAATCGGCTTTTGATCTGTCACATATATCAAGAATTCGACCAGCATTAAGCCTTAGCAAGTATTAGTTTCTCTTACCTGAAACTCTATACGATTGCTTTATTAATCAGTTGATGTTTAGTTAGTAAAATCCCTTTTCCAAACATGGATATTATATTTGTGCTGTCAAGTGCATGAGGCCACCCAGACTGCAAATGGTTGAAAATCAGCTTTTATCCAACACACCAccttgtattgtgtattgtataATACAGTGAGCAAAGCATAATTAAACACCATAGCCAATGCTATGTGATGCAGTGTTCATCTGATACAAGGCTTCttaaacaaagacatttcagatggctgtatcacatcaatggCAGGGTCTAGTTTACATTATATTGGACTTTGGAGTCCATTTGAAGTAATCCTTACTTTAACTAGCAAGGCattgtcaatcaatcaatcagtatttATACAGCACACTTCAGAGtgctttacattaaataaaatgtacataaatgAGAACATATATTCATAGACAAGAGAATACATTCATGATCAGCGTCATTTAAAAGGTTCACCTTACTGCATGCTTATTTAGTGATGCAGTGCACCTTCCAAAGTGTGTCAGCCTGGGTAACATTACTAAGCAGGTGTACTGTAACAAGTTTTAATACGTGTGTTTGTCAATGCATGGGTCAGCTTGACACCGGCACCACTCAAAGCATTAGACTGCTGCAGGCTCAGACCTAGTTCACGCGCATCGCCAGCCAGTTTAATTTCCATTCAAGCGGACAGGCTAAATGCTTTCTAATTCCATGCAGTTATACACGGTGCGTGGTTCTCTGCACACAAGTGCACCAGCGAGGTAGGATTTGCTGAATGCCACGTGTTGACAAACACACTTTTGTGACTGTCAGCTCTTTGCTGCGAGTTGTCAGAAATTGCTGAAGGCCCATCATCATACTCGAGCATGTTAGCTTGATGCCAGCCCTTCTTGGCAGGTTGGTGTCACAAGTATTTAGCAAAGGGTATTTTGAACTGCCTACTTTATTTTTGGAAAGAATGTGGAGTTCTTTTCCAGTCTCTCTCCCCCGGTTACTGCTTTTTTCCATCTTCGTTCAGCATGCTTTTTTTGCAGTGCTTAGTCTATATTCTGACATTACCTGAGACTCTGCGTCACAGTGCCGATTGCAAAAAGGACTGCATCTCAGTGGCAGTGCCAGAGCTATTACCTTATAATGgctctgctgta encodes:
- the LOC121309389 gene encoding LOW QUALITY PROTEIN: sorting nexin-19-like (The sequence of the model RefSeq protein was modified relative to this genomic sequence to represent the inferred CDS: substituted 1 base at 1 genomic stop codon), yielding MAMQQPEVLRSSAWSLGELAGQKKLLGLGALLAWIILFHLLVNVWLLCMLTSLLIVMGGWLGSQAVFDTNSVVHLERFIKLEACAPSPESESQLDEEIRSTVSKIIRDFVSSWYRTVSREPEFETEVQNAMLAMALELKMRSRSMDRKALAQKSMVLFGCHLQSYMRVKEVIAELDKQPGGDDRYNQGSLWRLYSKVSSPHRALESSAMEVSHARAIVDLLLHAFTPAPHLETRTGRYVVGELITCNVLLPLITKVSDPAWINAMIVDILTKSVIKAKPTPLPSPLPPPPPPPQEPQLEAPSSLPLKIYLETPASVAPTPKSLDYSSYDLLDQAEACPQQEKDEEESKQDAEFFPGGKIVTNYLRPDAFNPFYPCDDSDLESPMADFRKSSECLVLTEEALQSDRLRDCVTPTEFSSAPGLEEAVRSDHASLEEGIPGPLDQNLEVQVKNEADLSGTKEESPTSTSGLGNFLCEEPGQIPSRQPFFQGKEALASAHASSSDPQELSMALPMLTSSSSTGIVNLSTFSFEPLSSPDGPVIIQNLRITGTITAKEHRGTGSHPYTLYTIKYETAVDAENPGTLQPVAYHMVNRRYSEFLNLQTRMEEKTELRKLIKNVKGPKKIFPDLPFGNMDSDRVEARKGLLESFLKQLCEIPETANSEEMQEFLALNTDARIAFVKKPFIVSRIDKVSLXTAFPRSEPQSPTEDIAENETGESKPVPDCKKNKSRLRFSSKIAPIFSESELHPKVLYCFGESSTVFDGLSLAGMADFIQEQERLLEMGTQVERDGKTPVSGGEDREPQQPVEQSKAAAAETDLADVALNLLSLLMKEQWSWLCTENIQKTIRLLFGTLIERVKSNYPSGFFNALEPEVTIRAIYSAKLGAQ